From the Nocardiopsis changdeensis genome, one window contains:
- a CDS encoding alpha-ketoglutarate-dependent dioxygenase AlkB family protein: MSDTLFTGPPAEIAPGAVHLPGWLPPERQAALVERCREWAAGPAGMLRHTMPRGGRMSVAMTSLGWFWRPYTYERTLPDGTPVRPFPAELGALAARAVEAAYGAPPAPGTPPYDVALVNFYDADARMGMHQDRDEAALEPVVSLSLGDTCVFRFGNTETRTRPYTDVELRSGDLFVFGGPSRLAYHGVPRTRPGTAPPALGLTGRLNITLRASGLAADPAP, encoded by the coding sequence ATGAGCGACACCCTGTTCACCGGGCCCCCGGCGGAGATCGCCCCGGGGGCCGTCCACCTGCCGGGGTGGCTGCCGCCGGAGCGGCAGGCCGCCCTGGTCGAACGCTGCCGGGAGTGGGCGGCCGGGCCCGCCGGGATGCTCCGCCACACCATGCCGCGCGGCGGCCGCATGTCGGTGGCCATGACCTCACTGGGCTGGTTCTGGAGGCCCTACACCTACGAGCGCACCCTGCCCGACGGCACCCCGGTGCGGCCCTTCCCCGCGGAACTGGGCGCGCTGGCGGCCCGCGCGGTGGAGGCCGCCTACGGCGCCCCACCCGCGCCCGGGACCCCGCCCTACGACGTCGCCCTGGTCAACTTCTACGACGCCGACGCCCGCATGGGCATGCACCAGGACCGCGACGAGGCGGCCCTGGAACCGGTGGTCTCCCTCAGCCTGGGCGACACCTGCGTCTTCCGGTTCGGCAACACCGAGACCCGCACCCGCCCCTACACCGACGTGGAACTGCGCAGCGGCGACCTGTTCGTGTTCGGCGGCCCCTCCCGCCTGGCCTACCACGGGGTGCCCCGTACCCGGCCCGGCACCGCCCCGCCCGCCCTGGGCCTGACGGGGCGCCTCAACATCACCCTGCGCGCCTCCGGCCTGGCGGCCGACCCCGCCCCCTGA
- a CDS encoding magnesium and cobalt transport protein CorA codes for MALGRAGAEPAGATAPGRMWIRLYRDGRPDGTAATPARAREALSGHTGRMAWIALADPARDQLAELARVFRLPPLALEDAVVAHQRPKAELYRDVLFAVLRPAGYDEDAEAVRVGEVHVFAGEDFVITITHTDRLDLSALRPRLEKEPRLLARGPLAVLYAVLDHVVDAYAPVVAALQEDVDELENEVFSGARGTSQRTYRLAREVILLQRAVDPLGRVLEEFMARLREPAEQRGPGGPRPRGDRGELEHLYGHLRDTADHEAAVRERVDALAQLLQNIMSVNGTLVAQAQNEAMKKVSSWGGILVVPTLIASVYGMNIPPSTGFGWTFSWPLALLLMGLSSLCLYLVFRRNGWL; via the coding sequence CTGGCCCTGGGCCGGGCGGGCGCCGAACCGGCCGGCGCCACGGCCCCCGGCCGCATGTGGATACGCCTGTACCGGGACGGCCGCCCCGACGGCACCGCCGCCACCCCGGCCCGGGCCAGGGAGGCCCTGTCCGGACACACGGGCCGCATGGCCTGGATCGCCCTGGCCGACCCCGCCCGGGACCAGCTCGCGGAACTGGCCCGGGTCTTCCGGCTGCCCCCGCTGGCCCTGGAGGACGCCGTCGTCGCCCACCAGCGGCCCAAGGCCGAGCTGTACCGCGACGTCCTCTTCGCGGTGCTGCGGCCGGCCGGGTACGACGAGGACGCGGAGGCGGTGCGCGTCGGCGAGGTCCACGTGTTCGCCGGAGAGGACTTCGTCATCACCATCACCCACACCGACCGGCTGGACCTCTCCGCCCTGCGCCCGCGCCTGGAGAAGGAGCCCCGCCTGCTCGCCCGCGGGCCCCTGGCGGTGCTGTACGCCGTCCTGGACCACGTGGTGGACGCCTACGCCCCGGTCGTCGCGGCCCTCCAGGAGGACGTCGACGAGCTCGAGAACGAGGTGTTCTCCGGGGCCCGCGGCACTTCACAGCGCACCTACCGGCTGGCCCGCGAGGTCATCCTCCTCCAGCGCGCGGTGGACCCGCTCGGCCGGGTCCTGGAGGAGTTCATGGCCCGCCTGCGGGAGCCCGCCGAACAGCGCGGCCCCGGCGGGCCCCGGCCGCGCGGGGACCGCGGGGAGCTGGAGCACCTGTACGGCCACCTGCGTGACACCGCCGACCACGAGGCCGCGGTGCGCGAGCGCGTCGACGCGCTCGCGCAGCTGCTGCAGAACATCATGTCGGTCAACGGCACGCTCGTCGCCCAGGCCCAGAACGAGGCGATGAAGAAGGTGTCCTCCTGGGGCGGCATCCTGGTGGTGCCCACCCTCATCGCCTCGGTCTACGGCATGAACATCCCGCCCTCGACCGGGTTCGGCTGGACGTTCAGCTGGCCGCTCGCCCTGCTCCTGATGGGGCTGTCCAGCCTCTGCCTGTACCTGGTCTTCCGCCGCAACGGCTGGCTGTGA
- a CDS encoding DUF1266 domain-containing protein gives MGLFTKRPRLRSDPRGVFQGPLAHAFANGAHMPVANGGVWNAIHSACSCCDARDDREKLRSAWGITDHAGWERALVSLTAADRAPTALSLVLELRARVVDSRPGVPFDAGTWPDLVAYWCRERGAPRETYDEMVAEAARVWEYEERMVADGVLPRGAVVRTVRAYDFGRAVNLARWGVNAGYATEDAALPHIVRAGAMSMRHHGSWEEMSAGFTLGRAMGFDDGEFGVYYTDSVKAHRVLATDPESPWRNLPWRM, from the coding sequence ATGGGCCTGTTCACCAAGAGGCCGCGGCTGCGCAGCGACCCCCGGGGCGTGTTCCAGGGACCGCTGGCGCACGCCTTCGCGAACGGGGCGCACATGCCCGTGGCCAACGGCGGGGTGTGGAACGCGATCCACTCCGCGTGCTCGTGCTGCGACGCGCGCGACGACCGCGAGAAGCTGCGTTCGGCCTGGGGCATCACCGACCACGCCGGGTGGGAGCGGGCCCTGGTGTCCCTGACCGCCGCGGACCGCGCGCCCACGGCCCTGTCCCTGGTGCTGGAACTGCGCGCCCGGGTCGTGGACTCCCGCCCCGGGGTCCCCTTCGACGCCGGGACGTGGCCCGACCTCGTCGCGTACTGGTGCAGGGAGCGGGGCGCCCCCAGGGAGACCTACGACGAGATGGTGGCCGAGGCCGCCCGGGTGTGGGAGTACGAGGAGCGCATGGTCGCCGACGGGGTGCTGCCCCGGGGCGCGGTGGTGCGCACGGTGCGCGCCTACGACTTCGGGCGGGCCGTCAACCTGGCCCGGTGGGGCGTCAACGCCGGCTACGCCACCGAGGACGCGGCCCTGCCGCACATCGTCCGGGCCGGGGCGATGTCGATGCGCCACCACGGGTCGTGGGAGGAGATGTCGGCCGGGTTCACCCTGGGCCGGGCCATGGGGTTCGACGACGGGGAGTTCGGCGTGTACTACACCGACTCGGTCAAGGCGCACCGGGTGCTGGCCACCGACCCGGAGAGCCCGTGGCGCAACCTGCCCTGGCGGATGTGA
- a CDS encoding GH1 family beta-glucosidase, producing the protein MDHPAPYPALPPHLLFGTATAAYQIEGGANEGGRGPSIWDTYCRTPGRVARGETGDVACDHYHRYEEDVALLAALGVDLYRFSVAWPRVQPTGAGRPNAEGLDFYDRLVDTVLAAGVEPALTLYHWDLPQALEDAGGWRVRDTAHRFAEYARIVADRLGDRVSRWITLNEPFCTAFVGHAVGRHAPGTREGTPALAAAHHLLLAHGLAVGELRAAGAGEVGITLNPDHLVPATGSAADLAAVERARTLHNRVWLDPLFAGAYPDNEREVWGDLVDDSLRRDGDLAVIGQELDFLGVNYYRPIKLRDAPHTEPDPAARTAVDIGTEQVAYEDVRHTTMGWPVVPETFTEMLVDLDRRYPGLPPVYITENGSAEEDLPDASGRVRDTDRIAYLNDHLTALAAAVEAGVDVRGYFVWSLLDNFEWAYGYERRFGLVRVDYEKLTRHPKDSYHWYRGLIADHRARRAGAGD; encoded by the coding sequence ATGGACCACCCCGCCCCGTATCCCGCCCTGCCCCCGCACCTGCTCTTCGGTACCGCCACCGCCGCCTACCAGATCGAGGGCGGGGCGAACGAGGGCGGCCGCGGGCCCTCCATCTGGGACACCTACTGCCGCACCCCCGGCCGGGTCGCCCGCGGCGAGACCGGTGACGTCGCCTGCGACCACTACCACCGCTACGAGGAGGACGTCGCCCTCCTGGCCGCCCTGGGCGTGGACCTGTACCGCTTCTCCGTCGCCTGGCCGCGCGTCCAGCCCACCGGAGCGGGCCGCCCCAACGCCGAGGGACTGGACTTCTACGACCGGCTCGTCGACACCGTCCTGGCCGCCGGGGTCGAACCCGCGCTCACCCTCTACCACTGGGACCTGCCCCAGGCGCTGGAGGACGCCGGCGGCTGGCGCGTCCGCGACACCGCGCACCGGTTCGCCGAGTACGCCCGCATCGTCGCCGACCGCCTGGGGGACCGGGTCTCCCGGTGGATCACCCTCAACGAACCCTTCTGCACCGCCTTCGTCGGCCACGCCGTCGGCCGCCACGCGCCCGGCACCCGCGAGGGCACCCCCGCCCTGGCCGCCGCCCACCACCTGCTGCTGGCCCACGGCCTGGCCGTCGGCGAGCTGCGCGCGGCCGGCGCCGGGGAGGTCGGCATCACCCTCAACCCCGACCACCTCGTCCCCGCCACCGGTTCGGCGGCGGACCTGGCCGCCGTCGAACGCGCGCGCACGCTGCACAACCGGGTCTGGCTCGACCCCCTCTTCGCCGGCGCCTACCCCGACAACGAGAGGGAGGTGTGGGGGGACCTCGTCGACGACTCCCTGCGCCGCGACGGCGACCTCGCCGTCATCGGGCAGGAGCTGGACTTCCTCGGCGTCAACTACTACCGGCCCATCAAGCTCCGCGACGCCCCGCACACCGAACCCGACCCGGCCGCCCGCACCGCCGTCGACATCGGCACCGAACAGGTCGCCTACGAGGACGTCCGGCACACCACCATGGGCTGGCCCGTGGTGCCGGAGACCTTCACCGAGATGCTCGTCGACCTGGACCGGCGCTACCCCGGCCTGCCGCCGGTCTACATCACCGAGAACGGCTCCGCCGAGGAGGACCTCCCCGACGCCTCCGGCCGGGTCCGCGACACCGACCGCATCGCCTACCTGAACGACCACCTCACCGCCCTGGCGGCGGCCGTCGAGGCGGGCGTGGACGTGCGCGGCTACTTCGTGTGGTCCCTGCTCGACAACTTCGAGTGGGCCTACGGCTACGAGCGCCGCTTCGGGCTGGTGCGGGTGGACTACGAGAAGCTGACCCGCCACCCCAAGGACAGCTACCACTGGTACCGCGGGCTCATCGCCGACCACCGCGCCCGCCGCGCCGGGGCCGGGGACTGA
- a CDS encoding carbohydrate kinase family protein, producing the protein MSSPPRIVVAGVANLCTAATVTTTAASGTDDRREHTTAMTTGVSGVGANLALTLNRLGTRVDLCTLIGQDPPGRAIRAGLEQEGLHGPGCVPTPSSALALCLVDGNGSRRSATYLNDLADALYPTSVFTDLVQGADLAVLTTIGFTRPLIAHAHRAGVPIAVDVHVVADIDHPEQEPWLHSADVVFCSHERLPCPPRAWIRHVFDTYPGCVVAGVGCGDRGAMVGTREGLLVTARTRPPRPLANTIGAGDALFGSFLHGWVAAGNPAQALHDAVLHASWLIGDLFPNHGRLDRDQLRELARTHPVHMTVDRW; encoded by the coding sequence ATGAGCAGCCCGCCGCGCATCGTGGTGGCCGGCGTCGCGAACCTGTGCACGGCCGCCACCGTCACCACGACCGCCGCCTCCGGAACCGACGACCGGCGCGAGCACACCACCGCCATGACGACCGGCGTCAGCGGTGTGGGCGCCAACCTGGCCCTGACCCTGAACCGCCTGGGCACCCGGGTGGACCTGTGCACCCTCATCGGCCAGGACCCGCCCGGCCGGGCCATCCGCGCCGGACTGGAACAGGAGGGGCTCCACGGACCGGGATGCGTCCCCACCCCGTCCTCCGCACTGGCCCTGTGCCTGGTCGACGGGAACGGGAGCAGGCGCTCCGCCACCTATCTCAACGACCTCGCCGACGCCCTCTACCCCACCTCGGTCTTCACCGATCTGGTCCAGGGCGCGGACCTGGCCGTACTGACCACCATCGGGTTCACCCGGCCCCTCATCGCCCACGCCCACCGGGCGGGGGTCCCGATCGCGGTCGACGTCCACGTCGTCGCCGACATCGACCACCCCGAACAGGAACCCTGGCTGCACAGCGCCGACGTGGTCTTCTGCTCCCACGAACGGCTGCCGTGCCCGCCCCGGGCATGGATCCGGCACGTCTTCGACACCTATCCCGGATGTGTGGTGGCCGGGGTCGGGTGCGGTGACCGGGGAGCCATGGTCGGCACACGCGAGGGTCTGCTGGTGACCGCCCGCACCCGGCCGCCGCGGCCCCTGGCCAACACCATCGGTGCCGGAGACGCCCTGTTCGGGTCCTTCCTGCACGGCTGGGTGGCCGCCGGAAACCCGGCCCAGGCCCTGCACGACGCCGTCCTGCATGCGAGCTGGCTCATCGGGGACCTGTTCCCCAACCACGGCCGCCTCGACCGGGACCAGCTCCGGGAGCTGGCCCGTACTCATCCCGTCCACATGACCGTGGACCGGTGGTGA
- a CDS encoding tetratricopeptide repeat protein, with translation MGTLRGDVHLTGERRRPPPRQLPTPPATFVRRSESTAMVSDALARARTHRRNGLIVLTGVAGVGKTALATRFLHDHAELSADGALFVDLRGFSEGRVTDPYEALEVLLVSLGVEPGTVPADLAARAAMWRSVTDRTRIALLLDDAFSAAQVRSLLPGGEKSTVIVTSRIHLAGLRIDGAEIITVPPLDSAQGVELLTRLSGRPPATSQEEAAIGHIVDLCAGLPVAVCTVAIGESAHRWRSWNRVERRLRDTSARLGRLADTGERIGLEVSVRGAFDLSYRNLDPAQARLYRRLSWHPGPDLTSQIASYVTGDPISACEGLLEDLAHHHLLTEYRDGRYGFHDLLQLHAREKAAEEETPRAFSEGVGRLLEMFGDLSVAADALLRPYAVAPPALEEAPFSTPAEATEWLHDERRNLAALAELALIREHPRQALRLVEGLWSLFLHHGQASLYLRAVTPAITGARELGETRALGRLLNKRALVYGHLGRVDDAMADLTDAEQIWTAAGDLERVAQTRQRRGILAFRNRRFDEALVHLQDALEVDEQTGIEHNKAITLMMLGRAHLAAGSPVQAQTHLERALPLLTGDPYNAARVRIALGSVLVARSMPGRARRETEAALEVMRARGSSSGEGKAWEVLGEVAEYEGDLTRARSAYERASALLVTGDPARKRVEQRLEGLG, from the coding sequence GTGGGCACGCTCCGAGGCGACGTGCACCTGACGGGCGAACGCCGGCGGCCCCCGCCCCGCCAACTGCCCACACCGCCCGCGACCTTCGTGCGCAGGTCCGAGTCGACCGCGATGGTCTCCGACGCGCTCGCCCGTGCCCGTACGCATCGGAGGAACGGCCTGATCGTGCTCACCGGCGTGGCCGGAGTCGGCAAGACGGCTCTGGCCACCCGCTTCCTGCACGACCACGCGGAACTGAGCGCGGACGGGGCCCTTTTCGTCGACCTGCGCGGATTCTCCGAAGGGAGGGTCACCGATCCCTACGAGGCGCTGGAAGTCCTCCTGGTCTCCCTGGGCGTGGAGCCCGGAACGGTGCCGGCGGACCTGGCCGCGCGCGCCGCCATGTGGCGCTCGGTCACCGACCGGACGCGCATCGCCCTGCTCCTGGACGACGCCTTCTCCGCCGCGCAGGTCCGCTCCCTGCTACCCGGGGGAGAGAAGAGCACGGTGATCGTCACTTCGAGGATCCACCTCGCAGGGTTGCGGATCGACGGAGCCGAGATCATCACGGTCCCCCCGCTGGACTCCGCCCAGGGCGTCGAACTCCTCACCAGGTTGAGCGGTCGGCCCCCGGCCACCAGCCAGGAGGAAGCGGCGATCGGCCACATCGTGGACCTGTGCGCGGGGCTCCCGGTGGCCGTGTGCACCGTGGCGATAGGCGAGAGCGCCCATCGTTGGCGGTCGTGGAACCGGGTCGAACGCAGGCTCCGAGACACCTCCGCACGCCTGGGGAGGCTCGCGGACACGGGTGAGCGGATCGGTTTGGAGGTATCGGTGCGCGGGGCGTTCGATCTCTCCTACAGGAACCTCGACCCCGCTCAGGCCCGGTTGTACCGGCGGCTGTCCTGGCACCCCGGCCCAGACCTCACCTCACAGATCGCCTCGTACGTGACCGGTGATCCGATCTCCGCCTGCGAGGGCCTGTTGGAGGACCTCGCACACCACCATCTGCTGACGGAGTATCGGGACGGCCGTTACGGCTTCCATGACCTGTTGCAACTGCACGCCCGCGAAAAAGCCGCTGAGGAGGAGACCCCCCGCGCCTTCTCCGAAGGCGTCGGCCGGCTCCTGGAGATGTTCGGTGACCTGTCCGTGGCCGCGGACGCCCTGTTGCGTCCGTACGCCGTGGCTCCCCCGGCACTGGAGGAGGCGCCGTTCTCCACGCCGGCCGAGGCCACCGAGTGGTTGCACGACGAGCGACGGAATCTGGCGGCCCTGGCCGAGCTCGCCCTCATCCGCGAACACCCCCGCCAGGCCCTGCGGCTGGTCGAAGGGTTGTGGTCGCTGTTCCTGCACCATGGGCAGGCGTCCCTGTACCTGCGAGCGGTCACCCCGGCGATCACCGGTGCGCGTGAACTCGGAGAGACGCGGGCGCTGGGACGGCTGCTGAACAAGCGCGCGCTGGTGTACGGCCACCTGGGCCGTGTGGACGACGCCATGGCCGACCTGACGGACGCCGAACAGATCTGGACCGCGGCCGGGGACCTGGAGCGCGTCGCCCAGACCCGGCAGCGCCGGGGCATCCTCGCCTTCCGGAACCGGCGGTTCGATGAGGCGCTCGTGCACCTTCAAGATGCGCTGGAGGTGGACGAGCAGACCGGGATCGAGCACAACAAGGCGATCACCTTGATGATGTTGGGCCGTGCCCATCTGGCCGCCGGCTCGCCTGTCCAGGCCCAGACGCATCTGGAGCGCGCGCTGCCGCTCCTGACCGGCGACCCCTACAATGCCGCGCGTGTGCGGATCGCCCTGGGGTCGGTGCTGGTGGCCCGGTCGATGCCGGGCCGGGCTCGCCGCGAGACCGAGGCGGCGTTGGAGGTGATGCGTGCGCGGGGTTCCTCTTCGGGCGAGGGCAAGGCGTGGGAGGTCCTGGGTGAGGTCGCCGAGTACGAAGGCGACCTCACCCGGGCCCGGTCGGCTTACGAGCGGGCATCGGCCCTTCTGGTGACCGGCGACCCCGCCCGCAAGCGTGTGGAGCAGCGGCTGGAAGGGCTGGGATAG
- a CDS encoding AfsR/SARP family transcriptional regulator — MPVPLGSGRERELLVHLALAGNTSLALPELAQRLWDSPSSTFRSTLHTYITRLRRRLEESGVDRGLLSHNEGGYLLRLPAGSLDWQRLLLARSRASAFKQAGDHASARSALEEAVRLRRGTPLAGLSGRWMARMRLSMERAYQETLGEWASLALDLGDAAPVVRVLDDALVHYPLNEVLHLHALRGLRELGRTADALVLYQQLKERLTEELGVDPSRELQQEFRTLLRHTAAPPADKDPTPLRDGPLAPSAPDNLGRDLTLFRHREAEQLLLNTSLREQSPSSPRTWVISGMAGIGKSALAIRVAHQVKGDYPDARLYLDLRGNHERLEPLTPGEAVTELLQLLRIPASRIPESFTGQVALWREHTRSRRVLLVLDDAAGAEQVSGLLPSGEKCATMITSRFQLPELDEADHLPLGLPSVDECADMFSTASGRVIEHPDERALLEELVARCDRLPLVLRLMATMLRLHPSWSLDGLLARFPSSERSGVGAFRFGHMDLSRVFDLALRAVDPPAREAFSRLGLHPTRDIGAPVAVALIGGGAQQAHRALDALVGACLLEEHEPGRYRFHTLLKNHAFHRAHETLSAEELRRTHDRMHDTYLSLCRAADEVLHPHRPGHGLRGPAPQAAKQDPVLAQRWMRTELPRVLTVIREAYERGQEGVAAELSHAVAEYLDLHGPWQPALLLHERAVAYVREHGNAREAARAHYDLARALWRCGELDRAHEHARAADGLWARMDEPLGRVWCVALQGLFHYVSGDYDRSRSFLERALEDFKAHGNRAGILFALRHRGLCHFTVSSFHEAVADFSDAISVLERSPDPRSLSGIQVNLAGAFQQLGYHRQAWSLCEAALASAQENGDDRQEAIVWANMGELALHRQRPARAVECLSRALDLMERFPDPWAAPMVLSNTGAAYAMNGEPGQARVYFRRSLEMRGSAPPAAVFDACLGLALIELEADAPRAAVELLEDGLAVASRYGLRRESAKAHHLLGQQLHILGRSRQGRTHLEAAASLYDELAAPEASLIQLLLDTTAPPES, encoded by the coding sequence ATGCCCGTCCCCCTGGGCTCCGGGCGAGAACGCGAACTACTGGTGCACCTGGCCCTCGCCGGGAATACCTCGCTCGCCCTACCCGAGTTGGCCCAGCGGTTATGGGATTCCCCTTCCTCGACATTCCGCAGCACCCTGCACACCTACATCACACGTCTGCGTCGCAGACTGGAGGAATCCGGCGTCGACCGGGGGCTGCTGTCCCACAACGAGGGCGGTTATCTGCTCCGTTTACCCGCGGGAAGTCTGGATTGGCAGCGCCTCCTCCTGGCGAGGTCCCGGGCCTCGGCATTCAAACAGGCCGGGGACCACGCGTCCGCCCGCTCCGCCTTGGAGGAGGCCGTCCGCTTGAGGCGGGGTACTCCCCTGGCCGGTTTGTCCGGCAGGTGGATGGCCCGGATGCGGCTGTCGATGGAACGCGCTTATCAGGAGACCCTCGGAGAGTGGGCGTCGCTGGCGCTGGACCTGGGCGATGCCGCTCCGGTGGTCCGCGTCCTGGATGACGCCCTCGTCCACTACCCGCTGAACGAGGTGCTCCACCTCCATGCGCTGCGGGGGTTACGCGAGCTGGGACGGACCGCGGACGCGCTGGTCCTCTACCAGCAGCTCAAGGAACGCTTGACGGAGGAACTCGGCGTCGACCCCTCCAGGGAGCTACAGCAGGAGTTCCGAACCCTCCTCCGACACACCGCCGCACCGCCGGCCGACAAGGACCCGACACCCCTCCGGGACGGCCCCCTCGCACCTTCGGCACCGGACAACCTCGGCCGTGACCTGACCCTGTTCCGCCACAGAGAGGCCGAGCAGCTTCTGCTGAACACGAGCCTGCGCGAACAGTCCCCGTCCTCTCCGCGGACCTGGGTGATCAGCGGGATGGCGGGGATCGGCAAGAGCGCACTGGCCATCAGGGTCGCCCACCAGGTCAAGGGCGACTACCCCGATGCCCGGTTGTATCTGGACCTGCGGGGCAATCACGAACGGCTGGAGCCGCTCACCCCGGGTGAGGCCGTCACGGAGCTGCTACAGCTGCTGCGCATACCGGCCTCCCGGATTCCGGAGTCCTTCACGGGCCAGGTGGCCCTGTGGAGGGAGCACACCCGGTCCAGAAGGGTCCTCTTGGTGCTGGACGACGCCGCCGGCGCCGAACAGGTCTCCGGGCTGCTCCCTTCAGGTGAGAAATGCGCGACGATGATCACCAGCAGGTTCCAGCTCCCCGAACTCGACGAGGCCGACCACCTCCCGCTGGGGCTGCCCTCGGTGGACGAATGCGCGGACATGTTCAGCACGGCCAGCGGCCGTGTGATCGAACACCCCGACGAGAGGGCGCTGTTGGAGGAGTTGGTCGCCCGCTGCGACAGGCTCCCGCTCGTTCTGCGGCTGATGGCCACCATGTTGCGGCTGCACCCCTCCTGGTCCCTCGACGGACTGCTCGCCCGGTTCCCGTCCTCGGAGCGGTCGGGAGTGGGGGCGTTCCGATTCGGTCACATGGATCTGAGCCGGGTGTTCGACCTGGCACTCCGGGCCGTGGACCCGCCGGCGCGGGAGGCGTTCTCGCGCCTCGGGCTGCATCCGACGCGGGACATAGGGGCGCCGGTCGCGGTCGCCCTGATCGGCGGTGGCGCGCAGCAGGCGCACCGGGCCCTGGACGCGCTGGTCGGAGCCTGTCTCTTGGAGGAGCACGAACCGGGCAGGTACCGGTTCCACACGCTGCTGAAGAACCACGCCTTCCACCGTGCCCACGAAACGCTGTCCGCCGAGGAGCTGCGTCGGACACACGACAGGATGCACGACACCTACCTCTCCCTGTGCCGGGCCGCCGACGAGGTGCTCCACCCCCACCGCCCCGGGCACGGCCTCCGCGGTCCCGCTCCGCAGGCGGCGAAGCAGGATCCCGTTCTCGCCCAAAGGTGGATGCGCACCGAACTGCCCCGGGTTCTCACGGTTATCCGGGAGGCGTACGAGCGGGGGCAGGAGGGGGTGGCGGCGGAGTTGTCGCACGCCGTGGCCGAGTACCTGGATCTCCACGGCCCCTGGCAGCCGGCCCTCCTGCTGCACGAACGGGCTGTGGCGTACGTGCGGGAGCACGGGAACGCAAGGGAAGCGGCGAGGGCCCACTACGACCTGGCCCGCGCCCTGTGGCGCTGCGGGGAACTCGACAGGGCCCATGAGCACGCCCGCGCCGCCGACGGCCTGTGGGCCCGGATGGACGAGCCCCTGGGGCGGGTGTGGTGCGTCGCGCTCCAGGGGCTGTTCCACTACGTCTCCGGGGACTACGACCGGAGCCGCTCCTTCCTGGAAAGGGCCCTGGAGGACTTCAAAGCACACGGGAACAGGGCCGGAATCCTCTTCGCCCTGCGGCACCGGGGCCTGTGCCACTTCACCGTGAGTTCCTTCCACGAGGCGGTGGCGGATTTCAGCGACGCGATCTCGGTACTGGAACGGTCTCCCGATCCGCGATCGCTTTCCGGGATACAGGTCAACCTCGCCGGCGCCTTCCAGCAACTGGGTTACCACCGCCAGGCATGGAGCCTCTGCGAAGCCGCACTCGCGTCGGCCCAAGAGAACGGCGACGACCGCCAAGAGGCCATCGTGTGGGCGAATATGGGGGAACTGGCACTTCACCGCCAGCGCCCCGCCCGGGCCGTCGAATGCCTCTCCCGGGCGCTGGACCTCATGGAGCGCTTCCCCGACCCGTGGGCGGCTCCGATGGTGCTGTCCAATACGGGGGCGGCCTATGCCATGAACGGGGAACCCGGCCAGGCGCGCGTCTATTTCCGCCGCAGCCTGGAGATGCGCGGCTCGGCTCCCCCCGCCGCGGTCTTCGACGCCTGCCTCGGGCTGGCGCTCATCGAGCTGGAGGCCGACGCCCCCCGGGCCGCGGTGGAACTCCTCGAGGACGGGCTCGCCGTCGCGTCCCGGTACGGTCTGCGGCGGGAGAGCGCGAAGGCCCATCACCTGCTGGGACAGCAGCTCCACATCCTGGGCCGGAGCCGGCAGGGCCGGACCCACCTGGAGGCCGCCGCGTCCCTGTACGATGAACTCGCGGCGCCAGAAGCCTCACTAATCCAGCTATTACTGGATACGACGGCTCCGCCCGAATCGTGA